The Fibrobacter sp. UWH4 genomic interval TCTCGGTGCTGGCCTCGGCCATCGTCTTCATTCTCACGGGCATTTCGCTTGAAGCCTACGTGGGCCTCGTGATTTCCGCTTTCATCATCAAGTCGGGCATCGGCATGCTCATCGAAACTTTGGACGACATTCTGGGCAAACGCGCCGATAGCGACCTGGTCAAGAAAATCAAGGCACTGCTCACCGAAGAACCGCAAGTCCGCGGAGCCTACGACGTCATCCTGAACAACTACGGCCCAGACAAGTTTCTCGGTTCTGTACACCTAGAGCTCCCCGATACCATGACCGTCGAAGAAGTTGACGAACTCACCCGCAAGGTGCAAGCACGCGTACTCAAGGAAACCGGTGTGATTCTCACGGGCGTAGGAGTTTATTCGCACAATACCAAGAATGACGAAGCCGCCAAAATCCGCAGCAACGTGTTGAAGTTGGTGAAGGCGCATGAGTGGGCATTGCAGTTCCACGGCTTCTACGTGAACCTTGAAGAAAAGGCTATTCGTTTTGACGTGGTCATGAACTTCGAAATCAAGCCTCAAGAAGGTCTGGACATACTCCACAAGGAAATCAGCGAAGCCTACCCCGACTACAACGTACATATTGCAGCAGACATCGACGCATCGTAACGCCAACCAGACTGTTTCAATTCACAAGCTATCCTTGCGAAGCCGTAGGTTTACTCCAGGTACACGACTTCGCCCATTTGCGGCATAAGCACGGGCTTGCCCGATTCCTGGGCGGCACGTTTCGCATTTTCCAGCGGTTCCGTGTACGAATGCTTGCTCAGGCAGAACTTGGAATGGTGAACAGTCATGTAGCGGTTCGCGCCCAGTTCCACCATTTCCTTGCCCAGGTATTCCGGCATGGTGTGGATAAGCGACCAGTCCTTATTGTACTGCCCGTTTTCAAGAATCGCCAAATCGATGTCGGTAAATTTCTTTCCGATTTTCTCGAAGTGCGGGCCGTACCCCGAATCACCGCCAATCCATATAGTGCGCTTAGGAGACTTGAACGCGAACGACGCCCACAGAGTCTTATTCTGGTGCAAATCACGGCCCGAAAAATGCCTTGCCGGAGTCGCTGTCACATAAAATCCTTCGCCCAAGTCAACAGATTCCCACCAGTCGAGTTCCGTAAGTTTTTCAACGGGATACTTCCAGTATTCAAAATGTTCGCCCACGCCGAGGCCTGTTACCACGCGCTTTACGCGGGGTTCCAGTTCCGTCACCACCCGGTAATCCAAGTGGTCCCAGTGGTCGTGCGTAATTACCAGGTAGTCAATATCCGGCATGTCGGCGGGCTTGTAGATGTCCGTTCCCTTGAACATCTTGTTCACGAAACTCACCGGCGAGCCCTGGTAAAAAACCGGGTCCACCAGCACCTTCTTTCCAGATAAATTAAGCAGGTACGAGGAATGTCCGAACCACACAATCCAATCGCGGTCCTGCGGCAGCAATTTCAGGTCAGTCTTAATGACGTTCAATGCGGTATCGGGAACGGTCTGACTCTTGTCACCAAACAGGAAATCCTTCCACACGGCAAACACACTCCTGTCGCCGGTCATGGTAACGGTCTCGACCTCGTTCACGAACTGCTTGCCATCGTAATTCGGCGACTGCTTGATGCGTTCAAGGCGCTTGCCTTGCGGAATATGGCCGAAGCTCGCCTGCGATAAAAACAACACGCCCACGTCTCCCAAAATAAAAAGTACAGATAAGATAATCGCCGTAATCATGAGTTTCTTGTTCTTTGCAAAACGCAAGCGCATCGTTCCCATTCTAGCGGATAAAGTTCGTGAAGATTTTCTTTTCGGCAACGGGCTGTTCTACACCCGCCTTCTTGCCCGCTTCGATGCTCTTCAGGATCCACGCCATATTGCGGCCCAGTTCCTTCATAATCTGCACGCCTTCCTCGTCCTTCAGCACATCTTCGGGGCTAGAACCGTGAACCATGTTCCAGTAACGCGAAGCCACCATGGGCTGCTGTGCAAACGCCGGATACTTGTTCAGTGCATCAAGCGTTGCGCTGGTCCCTGCACGGCGGGCAGAAGCAACCGTTGCGGCGGGCTTAAAGAGCAGTTCCGCTTCGGCAATGCCGTAAAGCCTGTCCAGGAACATCAGCATTTCGCCACTCGGGGATGCATAATAAACCGGAGAGCCGTAAACGACGGCATCGGCCGTTTTAAGGATTTCCTTGGCTTCGTGAACCACGGCGTCGGTTTCGCCCTTCAGCACGCGGCCACCCACGAAGAAGATTTCCGTCTCGATGCCTGCGGCCTTGAGTTCGCCTGCCACGAGGCTCAGTGCCGTATAAGTGCAGCCCTTTTCGCGACGACTACCGTTGAATAAAACAACCTTCATCATAAACTCCTTTGTCTTTTGCCAAAAATAAAAAGTTTCCTTATTAAAATTCTACTTGTCAAAATCGTCCGGGGATTCGAACAACTTTTTCTTCAGCTGCATGAAACGCCTTTCGTTGGTGGCGATGTCCAGGTTCCCCACCCGAACGGCTTCCCGGTACAGCAGTTCCTTGTAGCGAATCTTATTCATGACCACCGTAAGGCGGGCCATTTCCTTTTCAAGAATCTTGCGGCGGTTTTCAAAAAGGGAAAGTCTTTGGGAAAGTGTGGAATCGCCCTCGTTAAACCACTCGATGTACTGGCGGATTTCCTTGATTTGCAGTCCCGAATCCTTGAGGCATTCGATCATGGTGAGCCAGCGAAGGTCTTCGTCGCTGTAGGCCCGCACGCCCGAGGCGTTCTTCTTGACAAACGGAAGCAGGCCCTCTTTTTCGTAGTAGCGCAGGGTATGGGCCGAAAGCCCGGTTTTCTTGACAACTTCGCCTATAGAGTAAGTCATATTTACAAAATATAAATTTTTTCGCCCAAATGATAGAGTTAGAGCCAACTCTAAATAAAATTTTTCAACTTTTTTCAAGAAAGTTCTACACCTAGAGTAAACTCTAGGTGTTATATTTCTTATAGAACATTTTCAAAAGGAGATTTTATGTGCTGTTTTGTCGTACCCATGGCCGAAGCGGTCGTCACCACCATCGCAACCCTCGTGTTGCAACAGACCGACAAGTCCAAAAGTGAATCCAGGAACCTGGAAGCCGCTGTTTCCGGCGCTCCGCAGCCCTTCTATAAAAGCCTGCGCCTGCTTGCCCGTATGCTCTGGCTCGTGACGGGCGTCCTGATTATCGACCATGTCATGAACGGAGAA includes:
- a CDS encoding flavodoxin family protein → MKVVLFNGSRREKGCTYTALSLVAGELKAAGIETEIFFVGGRVLKGETDAVVHEAKEILKTADAVVYGSPVYYASPSGEMLMFLDRLYGIAEAELLFKPAATVASARRAGTSATLDALNKYPAFAQQPMVASRYWNMVHGSSPEDVLKDEEGVQIMKELGRNMAWILKSIEAGKKAGVEQPVAEKKIFTNFIR
- a CDS encoding cation diffusion facilitator family transporter, translated to MNESENRQKVIVRTSIIGIAANIVLSAFKAFVGFATNSIAVTLDAVNNLSDALSSVITIVGAKLSNKLPDKKHPLGYGRIEYLSAMVVAAIVLYAGGTSAVESVKKIFHPEAADYSTISLVIIASAVVVKLVLGKFVKRQGERVNSGALVASGADALFDAILSLSVLASAIVFILTGISLEAYVGLVISAFIIKSGIGMLIETLDDILGKRADSDLVKKIKALLTEEPQVRGAYDVILNNYGPDKFLGSVHLELPDTMTVEEVDELTRKVQARVLKETGVILTGVGVYSHNTKNDEAAKIRSNVLKLVKAHEWALQFHGFYVNLEEKAIRFDVVMNFEIKPQEGLDILHKEISEAYPDYNVHIAADIDAS
- a CDS encoding MBL fold metallo-hydrolase; its protein translation is MGTMRLRFAKNKKLMITAIILSVLFILGDVGVLFLSQASFGHIPQGKRLERIKQSPNYDGKQFVNEVETVTMTGDRSVFAVWKDFLFGDKSQTVPDTALNVIKTDLKLLPQDRDWIVWFGHSSYLLNLSGKKVLVDPVFYQGSPVSFVNKMFKGTDIYKPADMPDIDYLVITHDHWDHLDYRVVTELEPRVKRVVTGLGVGEHFEYWKYPVEKLTELDWWESVDLGEGFYVTATPARHFSGRDLHQNKTLWASFAFKSPKRTIWIGGDSGYGPHFEKIGKKFTDIDLAILENGQYNKDWSLIHTMPEYLGKEMVELGANRYMTVHHSKFCLSKHSYTEPLENAKRAAQESGKPVLMPQMGEVVYLE
- a CDS encoding MerR family transcriptional regulator translates to MTYSIGEVVKKTGLSAHTLRYYEKEGLLPFVKKNASGVRAYSDEDLRWLTMIECLKDSGLQIKEIRQYIEWFNEGDSTLSQRLSLFENRRKILEKEMARLTVVMNKIRYKELLYREAVRVGNLDIATNERRFMQLKKKLFESPDDFDK